The Coffea arabica cultivar ET-39 chromosome 4e, Coffea Arabica ET-39 HiFi, whole genome shotgun sequence genome includes a window with the following:
- the LOC140005826 gene encoding uncharacterized protein, giving the protein MSTKPDVESPNSKNLSTLTIQDASSSIHIKLDGINYRVWSKILQMHIAGRKKKGYINGKKAAPAVDDSSYDEWEAEDSLVKSWLINSMSDNMISHFVQCGTTKEVWDAVKRSYLDVSDSSEVYELMKKTFHLQQDGRPLAEYYNELNSTFMELDYRRPNDMTCAADKEKYRNRIAEDRVYIFLAGLDNKLDQVRSRVLGTSPLPRLEEVYSMVRRELQRQVAMGAESHFEASALTVQKSTPIVINGNSTASQSRFCTYCNKNTHTIDVCWKKHGYPEWYKLKQAERKNKKLVHNTVAQNVAAIDTTPSSVSHVSRASSQEGIFGLSDISAHPSTWIIDSGATDHMTSNSSIIDSLTSSPVKSVQVANGNFTPIIGAGNVSLSPKFSMSSDNLTKMTIGIGKERDGLYYWEDNRSITISTRGIENAKENGNSLVLDDGQENKIETNSERPAHFFEKGYSRRTKDITVMPPGSCTSLNDNTSLDDTTMLSNESSKIDTKNRRYPLRERKEPDRLGFSKASNEALDDPKWKDAMVEEMMALQKNSTWKMVELPMGKKTEALDDPMWKDAMVEEMMAFQKNSTWEMVELPMRKKTVGCKWVFSVKYKSDGTVERYKTRLVAKGYTQTYGIDYQETFAPVAKMNTVRVILSLAVNLDWTLRQFDVKNAFLHGELTEEVFMDPSQGFTLEEGKVCRLKKALYGLKQSPRAWFGRLSHAMEEFGFKQASADHTLFYKRNYNDITVLLVYVDDMIVTGNNKEEIENFRSYLAKEFEIKDLGTLKYFLGIEVSRSKQGLFLSQRKYTLELLAETGMSACEPIDTPIEVNHGLAFFSDQIPTNKERYQRIMGRLIYLTYTRPDLAYAVSVVSQFMHNPSDQHMNAVNRILAYLKSAPGKGVLFSKHEHFDVVGYTDSDFAGSKLDRKSTSGYLAFVGGNLMSWKSKKQNVVSLSSAEAEYRAMHHAITELSWLKILLKEIGFSPKGSMVLFCDNMAAIKIANNPIQHDRTKHVEIDRNYIKDNLDFGTIEIPYTRSSDQLADIMTHAVISSLFNASLSKLGICDIYAPT; this is encoded by the exons ATGTCAACCAAACCTGATGTTGAATCTCCTAACAGCAAGAATCTCTCCACTCTAACCATACAAGATGCTTCTTCTTCCATCCACATTAAATTGGATGGCATTAATTATCGAGTTTGGTCCAAAATTTTGCAGATGCATATTgctggaagaaaaaaaaagggctatATTAATGGAAAAAAGGCTGCACCAGCAGTAGATGATTCAAGTTATGATGAATGGGAAGCTGAAGATTCTCTCGTCAAATCTTGGCTTATTAATTCAATGAGTGATAATATGATATCTCACTTTGTACAATGCGGCACAACAAAGGAAGTTTGGGATGCTGTAAAAAGAAGTTACCTTGATGTATCAGATTCCTCTGAAGTTTATGAACTAATGAAGAAGACTTTTCATTTACAACAAGATGGTCGGCCTCTAGCAGAATACTACAACGAATTAAACTCAACATTTATGGAGCTCGATTATCGACGGCCCAATGACATGACATGTGCTGCtgataaagaaaaatatagaaATCGTATTGCTGAAGATCGAGTTTATATTTTTCTTGCTGGGCTTGATAATAAGTTAGATCAAGTTCGCAGCCGTGTTCTAGGTACTTCTCCTTTACCAAGGTTAGAAGAAGTCTACTCCATGGTTCGTAGAGAACTACAAAGACAAGTTGCCATGGGAGCAGAATCACACTTTGAGGCTTCAGCTCTAACTGTTCAAAAGAGCACTCCTATTGTCATTAATGGAAATTCTACAGCCTCTCAGTCTCGATTTTGCACCTACTGCAATAAGAATACACATACAATTGATGTTTGTTGGAAAAAGCATGGCTATCCAGAATGGTATAAACTTAAGCAAGCtgagagaaaaaataaaaaattggttCATAATACTGTTGCTCAAAATGTTGCTGCCATAGACACTACTCCATCTTCTGTGTCTCATGTCTCTCGAGCATCTTCTCAAGAAGGTATTTTTGGTTTGTCCGATATTTCTGCTCATCCTAGCACTTGGATTATTGATTCAGGGGCTACTGATCACATGACTAGTAACTCTTCTATCATTGACTCTCTTACATCTTCACCTGTGAAGTCTGTACAGGTTGCTAATGGAAATTTTACGCCAATCATAGGCGCTGGAAATGTGTCTCTTTCACCAAAGTTTTCTATGTCCTCT GACAATCTTACGAAGATGACGATTGGCATTGGTAAGGAGAGGGATGGTTTATATTACTGGGAAGACAATCGAAGCATAACAATATCTACTCGAG GTATAGAGAATGCAAAGGAAAATGGGAATTCCTTAGTTTTAGATGATGGTCaggaaaataaaattgaaactaATAGTGAGAGACCAGCTCATTTCTTTGAGAAAGGATATTCTAGGAGAACAAAAGATATCACTGTTATGCCTCCTGGTTCTTGTACCTCCCTTAATGATAATACCTCCCTTGATGATACTACCATGCTATCGAATGAATCTTCCAAGATTGACACTAAG AATAGAAGATATCCTCTTCGTGAACGAAAAGAACCTGATAGGCTTGGTTTTTCAAAAGCTTCCAAT GAAGCCCTTGATGATCCTAAGTGGAAAGATGCAATGGTAGAAGAAATGATGGCTCTCCAAAAGAATTCTACTTGGAAAATGGTTGAGTTACCAATGGGAAAGAAAACC GAAGCCCTTGATGATCCTATGTGGAAAGATGCAATGGTAGAAGAAATGATGGCTTTCCAAAAGAATTCTACTTGGGAAATGGTTGAGTTACCAATGAGAAAGAAGACCGTAGGGTGTAAATGGGTATTCAGTGTCAAATACAAGTCTGATGGGACAGTTGAAAGATACAAAACTAGACTGGTTGCAAAAGGCTACACTCAAACCTATGGTATTGACTATCAAGAGACATTTGCACCGGTTGCCAAGATGAACACTGTTCGTGTCATATTGTCACTTGCAGTTAATTTAGACTGGACTCTACGACAATTTGATGTGAAGAATGCCTTTCTTCATGGTGAGTTGACTGAGGAAGTTTTCATGGATCCTTCTCAGGGGTTTACACTAGAAGAAGGAAAGGTGTGCAGACTGAAAAAGGCattgtatggattaaaacaatcACCAAGGGcatggtttggaagattgagtcaTGCCATGGAGGAGTTTGGATTCAAGCAAGCTTCAGCAGATCACACGCTGTTCTATAAACGTAACTACAATGATATTACCGTGCTTCTTGTCTATGTTGATGATATGATTGTAACAGGTAATAACaaagaagaaattgagaacTTTCGAAGTTACTTAGCCAAAGAATTTGAGATTAAAGATTTGGGGACTCTTAAATATTTTCTTGGCATTGAAGTATCACGGTCCAAGCAAGGACTCTTCCTTTCCCAAAGGAAGTATACATTGGAACTCCTAGCTGAAACTGGTATGTCTGCTTGTGAGCCAATAGATACTCCGATTGAAGTGAATCATGGCCTAGCCTTCTTTTCTGATCAGATTCCAACAAACAAGGAAAGATATCAAAGGATCATGGGTAGACTAATCTATTTAACTTATACCAGGCCAGATTTAGCATATGCAGTCAGTGTTGTTAGCCAGTTTATGCACAATCCAAGTGATCAACACATGAATGCTGTTAATCGAATCTTGGCTTACTTGAAATCAGCTCCAGGAAAAGGTGTCTTATTCTCCAAACACGAACATTTTGATGTGGTTGGATATACAGACTCTGATTTTGCTGGTAGCAAGTTGGATAGAAAATCAACTTCTGGATATTTGGCTTTTGTTGGAGGCAACTTGATGTCTTGGAAAAGTAAAAAACAGAACGTGGTTTCATTATCTAGTGCAGAGGCTGAATATAGAGCTATGCATCATGCTATCACAGAACTCTCTTGGCTGAAAATTCTCTTAAAGGAGATTGGGTTTAGTCCAAAAGGTTCTATGGTATTATTTTGTGATAATATGGCAGCCATTAAGATTGCAAATAATCCTATTCAACATGATCGGACAAAGCATGTTGAAATTGATAGGAACTACATCAAAGATAATCTTGATTTCGGGACAATTGAAATTCCCTATACAAGAAGTTCAGATCAGTTGGCTGATATTATGACTCATGCAGTTATTAGTAGCTTATTCAATGCATCTCTATCCAAGTTGGGCATTTGTGATATCTATGCCccaacttga
- the LOC113740026 gene encoding ribulose bisphosphate carboxylase/oxygenase activase, chloroplastic-like isoform X1 encodes MALFFKSDLFSPLGLASLSFRFPTSSSSLFDSRIIPATKLSTKQTAIACSSLNSGNDENFQDSSNSNGSLNNRRLSKQSSWEAKDEEGNDYLYTLGKESDNMNIAVGARAGIIDDLFAGNFLGKDSDIVFDYRQKATRSFEYLQGDYYIAPLFMDKVVCHIAKNYLAHLLNTKVPLILGIWGGKGQGKSFQTELIFRAMGVEPIIMSAGELESERAGEPGKLIRERYRTASQVVQNQGKMSCLVINDIDAGLGRFGNTQMTVNNQIVVGTLMNLSDNPTKVSIGQVWKESDVTKRIPIIVTGNDFSTIYAPLIRDGRMEKFYWQPTHEDILNIVHRMYEKDGMSRDEVGEIVKSFPNQALDFYGALRSRTYDRSILKWVEDGGGADNLGKRLLKQKKDGKLPVFTPPKQTIEALLESGHSLVKEQRLIMETKLSKEYMKNIDD; translated from the exons ATGGCTCTCTTCTTCAAATCCGACCTATTTTCCCCCCTCGGCCTCGCTTCTCTTTCTTTCCGATTCCCAACTTCTTCTTCCTCACTCTTCGATTCCCGAATCATTCCAGCAACTAAATTGTCCACCAAACAAACCGCAATCGCCTGTTCTTCACTCAATTCCGGGAATGACGAAAACTTCCAAGACTCCTCCAATTCCAACGGATCATTGAATAACCGAAGATTATCCAAACAGTCCTCTTGGGAAGCCAAAGACGAGGAAGGCAACGATTACCTTTACACGCTGGGTAAAGAGTCGGATAATATGAACATTGCTGTTGGAGCTAGAGCTGGCATCATCGATGACCTCTTCGCCGGCAATTTCCTTGGGAAAGATT CTGATATTGTGTTCGATTACAGACAGAAAGCTACAAGGTCGTTTGAATATCTGCAAGGCGATTATTACATTGCGCCGCTCTTTATG GATAAAGTTG TGTGCCATATCGCGAAGAACTACCTTGCTCATCTGCTCAATACGAAAGTACCACTCATCCTAG GCATTTGGGGTGGAAAAGGGCAAGGGAAGTCATTTCAAACTGAACTCATTTTCCGGGCCATGGGAGTTGAACCTATTATCATGTCTGCTGGTGAACTGGAATCAGAAAGAGCTG GAGAACCAGGAAAATTGATACGTGAACGGTATAGAACTGCTTCTCAAGTGGTTCAGAACCAA GGGAAAATGAGTTGCTTGGTTATCAATGACATTGATGCTGGTCTTGGAAGATTTG GTAATACCCAAATGACTGTCAATAATCAGATTGTTGTTGGGACACTGATGAATTTGTCTGATAACCCTACGAAGGTAAGTATTGGGCAAGTCTGGAAAGAATCAGATGTTACAAAGAGGATCCCTATTATTGTTACCGGAAATGATTTTTCAACAATATATGCGCCGTTGATTCGAGATGGAAGGATGGAAAAATTTTACTG GCAGCCCACCCATGAAGATATTCTGAATATTGTTCACAGGATGTATGAGAAAGATGGCATGTCAAGGGATGAAGTTGGAGAGATAGTGAAATCATTTCCTAATCAAG CCTTGGATTTTTATGGAGCTTTGAGATCTCGAACATATGACCGGTCAATCTTAAAG TGGGTTGAGGATGGTGGAGGGGCCGACAACTTGGGCAAAAGACTTTTGAAGCAAAAAAAGGATGGAAAACTTCCAGTTTTTACTCCGCCAAAG CAAACCATAGAAGCTTTACTGGAATCAGGGCATTCTCTTGTCAAAGAACAAAGGCTGATAATGGAGACAAAGCTTTCAAAGGAATACATGAAGAATATTGATGACTAA
- the LOC113740026 gene encoding ribulose bisphosphate carboxylase/oxygenase activase, chloroplastic-like isoform X2, with translation MALFFKSDLFSPLGLASLSFRFPTSSSSLFDSRIIPATKLSTKQTAIACSSLNSGNDENFQDSSNSNGSLNNRRLSKQSSWEAKDEEGNDYLYTLGKESDNMNIAVGARAGIIDDLFAGNFLGKDSDIVFDYRQKATRSFEYLQGDYYIAPLFMDKVVCHIAKNYLAHLLNTKVPLILGIWGGKGQGKSFQTELIFRAMGVEPIIMSAGELESERAGEPGKLIRERYRTASQVVQNQGKMSCLVINDIDAGLGRFGNTQMTVNNQIVVGTLMNLSDNPTKVSIGQVWKESDVTKRIPIIVTGNDFSTIYAPLIRDGRMEKFYWQPTHEDILNIVHRMYEKDGMSRDEVGEIVKSFPNQVG, from the exons ATGGCTCTCTTCTTCAAATCCGACCTATTTTCCCCCCTCGGCCTCGCTTCTCTTTCTTTCCGATTCCCAACTTCTTCTTCCTCACTCTTCGATTCCCGAATCATTCCAGCAACTAAATTGTCCACCAAACAAACCGCAATCGCCTGTTCTTCACTCAATTCCGGGAATGACGAAAACTTCCAAGACTCCTCCAATTCCAACGGATCATTGAATAACCGAAGATTATCCAAACAGTCCTCTTGGGAAGCCAAAGACGAGGAAGGCAACGATTACCTTTACACGCTGGGTAAAGAGTCGGATAATATGAACATTGCTGTTGGAGCTAGAGCTGGCATCATCGATGACCTCTTCGCCGGCAATTTCCTTGGGAAAGATT CTGATATTGTGTTCGATTACAGACAGAAAGCTACAAGGTCGTTTGAATATCTGCAAGGCGATTATTACATTGCGCCGCTCTTTATG GATAAAGTTG TGTGCCATATCGCGAAGAACTACCTTGCTCATCTGCTCAATACGAAAGTACCACTCATCCTAG GCATTTGGGGTGGAAAAGGGCAAGGGAAGTCATTTCAAACTGAACTCATTTTCCGGGCCATGGGAGTTGAACCTATTATCATGTCTGCTGGTGAACTGGAATCAGAAAGAGCTG GAGAACCAGGAAAATTGATACGTGAACGGTATAGAACTGCTTCTCAAGTGGTTCAGAACCAA GGGAAAATGAGTTGCTTGGTTATCAATGACATTGATGCTGGTCTTGGAAGATTTG GTAATACCCAAATGACTGTCAATAATCAGATTGTTGTTGGGACACTGATGAATTTGTCTGATAACCCTACGAAGGTAAGTATTGGGCAAGTCTGGAAAGAATCAGATGTTACAAAGAGGATCCCTATTATTGTTACCGGAAATGATTTTTCAACAATATATGCGCCGTTGATTCGAGATGGAAGGATGGAAAAATTTTACTG GCAGCCCACCCATGAAGATATTCTGAATATTGTTCACAGGATGTATGAGAAAGATGGCATGTCAAGGGATGAAGTTGGAGAGATAGTGAAATCATTTCCTAATCAAG TGGGTTGA